In one window of Helianthus annuus cultivar XRQ/B chromosome 17, HanXRQr2.0-SUNRISE, whole genome shotgun sequence DNA:
- the LOC110924214 gene encoding uncharacterized protein LOC110924214, with amino-acid sequence MFVVVGVRRLPPPPSASAQLPPNHRPPPPSASVWGHRPQLVWRRPGPPPLTAALLIFLFNAGGGGGSSACNGGWGAIPKKNNKSLLNFSFYQLTISHQPLPLLYAPVKFSKYILNSHSSSSLLRLSYIKTLHLFLFSTLRLQARSFGRRSFARRSFARRGSFPSVVLYPIIYRGTFAFESQDGVEVSKIRCPCGKCQIHRFKKRFEVVGDLFKKGFMDNYKAQVMRT; translated from the exons atgtttgtggTGGTGGGTGTGAGGAGACTCCCACCACCGCCTTCCGCCTCTGCACAACTCCCACCAAACCACCGCCCACCACCGCCTTCCGCCTCTGTTTGGGGCCACCGGCCTCAACTCGTCTGGAGGAGACCAGGAcctccgccgctcacggcggcgctgcTCATTTTCCTCTTCAACGCAGGTGGTGGCGGTGGTTCTTCAGCTTGTAACGGGGGATGGGGGGCT ATTcctaaaaaaaacaataaatcacttttaaacttttcaTTTTACCAACTTACCATTTCCCACCAACCTCTTCCTCTTCTCTATGCACCAGttaagttttcaaaatacatTCTCAATTCCCACTCTTCCTCTTCTCTATTACGATTGTCCTACATCAAAACCCTACACCTCTTCCTCTTCTCTACATTACGATTGCAGGCTCGCTCGTTTGGTCGCCGCTCGTTTGCTCGCCGCTCGTTTGCTCGCCGGGGCTCGTTCCCATCGGTGGTCTTGTATCCCATAATCTACAGGGGCACGTTTGCATTTGAATCACAAG ATGGGGTCGAGGTTTCTAAAATAAGATGTCCATGTGGCAAATGCCAAATTCATCGTTTCAAGAAGAGATTTGAGGTTGTTGGTGATCTTTTCAAAAAGGGATTCATGGATAACTATAAG GCTCAAGTTATGCGAACCTGA